The Pochonia chlamydosporia 170 chromosome 3, whole genome shotgun sequence genome contains the following window.
ATATTTACCAGACCGTGGGGTCTGAACGACCAAGTCTTTCTACTTTGACCCAGAGATAGAACCAACCCACAGCTCTTGAATATCCGAGCCAACTCCATGGACAATAATCCGTCTAATATAAGTGGCACTTTTACATGGTGGGAATGCCCTCAAACTCCGCGTAACCAAGCGCAAGATTCATATTCTCTGCAACACCTCGTAAGCAAGCTGATAATATCTGATGAGGAGAGAGACACTTACGCAAACACTGAGTACTGGCTCCCTTGTTGAGGTTATCTATCGATGAGCAGCTTCGCTACGTTAGCATAATATGTAACCCCAAGAGTTGTCTATCACTTACACAACTACGCGCTTGCCAGTGCTGTCAACAGCGAACCCTCCAATCTCACAACCATGCCGCTTGTAGATCGACTTCACCAGAGGTGCTTCTCCCACAACCTTAACAAGCTTTTCGCCAGCATAGCGATCCTGATAAATTTGGCGGATGTCGCGTGAGTTCATTCTCTTGTTAAGAGGAATGTTGATAGTAAGGTGGATGCCACGGAACCAAGAAGCCACATGGGGGATAAATGCAACAGGCGTGCCAAGATGATGGCTAATCTCATTTTCATGAATGTGGCCTGTCAGACTATATGGCATGAGGTTATTTGTGAGAAGCTCAACATCGTTCTTAGGCGATGGCTTAGTACCAGCGCCAGAATACCCTGACACACCAAAGACGATAGGCTCGCCTCCGAGGTGGTCTAGTATAGGAGCAATGCCAAGCTGAGCACCAGTGGCAAAACAGCCAGGATTAGAGATTCGGGTAGACTGGTAGATCTCAGAGCGCTTGGTCAGCTCAGGAAGACCGTACGCCCAGGAGCTCTCAAATCGGTAGTCGGCGGAGAGGTCAACGATCACGCTGCCCTTGGCACCACCCTTCTGAGTTTGGACTTGGTCCAAGGCCTCAACGTAGGGTTTGCAAACACCATTTGGGAGCGCCATGACCCAGCAGTCGACCTTGCCGTCCTTGTCCAATTGAGCGACATCCTCGGGTGACAGGTTTTCGTAAATAATCTTGCGCTTGGTATATCCGGCGAGCTCTTGACCAGCCAGCTCTCGAGAGGATACGTGCCGGAGATCCATCAAAGGATGCTCATTGAGGAGATCGATCAAGGCTTGGCCAGTGTATCCTCGAGCTCCAATCAAACCAATGCGGGACGGAACATCGTTCGAGGCATTCTTCTTGCCCAGGGGCgggttggggttggtggtCGCGGTGTAGTCTCGTCGTTGCAAAGACAAGTGCTGGCTGCCAATGCTTCCTAGGCTCTTCTGACCGATTCGCCTCGGGGAATTGATACGATCGCTACCGGGCAAAGCCGACAGGTTTCTTGTGGATGACAGGCTGCGAGCCGTGATGTGAGTGTGTCGTGAACTGGCGAGGCAAACATTCGGGGTTGGTGTAGAGCCAATTGGCGCGGTCAATCGGACAACTCGACGGGCGCCGGCGCGCATGGCCACGGGAGTCACTGAGGGCATGATTTCGAGTGTTTCTTGGCCCAATTGACTCGATGGTGAGTGTAGATTGATGTCGCGGTGATGTCAAAAACTTGAGTCTGCCCGAGATCGGCGATGGTTCTCTGAGTGGGGCACGTGACGAGAGATTCTTGTGTTGAGGACATCAAGCTCCGaacatcttggcaatgcATGTTTAGGCACATAAATTTGGAGTATAAGATGAGAAAGAGGACTCTCATTTAAATTAAGCGAAATTGAAAGGTAATGTAACTCAAGAGTTAATTCTACGATGTGTATAAATTTTAACGCTCCACACAACCCAGTATACCATTGGGAAATATTCATGCAATAGGGTGTAACATGTTAATACTACTTGGTTTAACAATTGACTTTAAACTCTAGATTCATTCTGGTTTGATCTTCATAAAAGTCTACTGCTGCCCTTGATATGTTGCTTAGTGCCTCTGGTGGTCTCGATATGACAAGCTGTCCATTGATCGAGGTAGTTTTCCAAATGATGCCTCTTGCCATACTTCTAAAATAGTTTGCTCATATACCCCAACCGCAAGCCTTCCTCGTGTTACTACTCACTCATCACGTACTTTTCCAGAACTTTCCAATGTCTCTGAGGTCCTCGGCAAGTGCAACAGGGTTATCAAGCGCAGGGAAATGGCCCCCAAAATCATGATCTATGACCTGGTTAAAATACATCGAGTTCTGTCTACGGAAGCCTCACTTACACTTATAAGACACCAGGTTTCCTACTTTGCCAACAAGTGCTTTGGGCCAGAAACCGACATTATAGCTGAATGTAGAGTACAACAGCGGGGCGTCCGTGTTAGCCTTCGTGTATTCAGTAGAAAATCCAGCCTGATTCTGGTAATACGTGTACACAGATGATATGAACGTCTGTGAGAGATAATACAGAGAAACGTGGCGAAGAATCTCGTGGTGGTTCAGTAATGACGGGCCAGTTCCTTGCCGGGGGTCAGACCCTTACAAATGACAACTATCAGTACTTTCGAGCGCTCGAATCATGCAATGCGATTACTCACAAAGAATCATCTTTTCCCCTATCCATGCAAGTTGACCGACGGGATTATCAAATAGGGAGAGACCGATGGTATTTGGCTGTGAAAGAGTGAGCTTCAGTCCCACCTCGCTACTCATCTGACACATAGTCAACTGACCTTGGTGGCCTGCTCAACAAAGTATCCGTTACCCGAAGTCTGCCAATCAATAGCTCGCTGCTCTGCCAAAGTCTTGTCCGGGGAAATTTTGATGTTCAGATCCGCTAGCTGCTTGAAGTTTAAGGGGTAGAAAGGTAGGAAGTTCAAATGCGCAGCGCGCACAGTTGTATTATACCCGTTGTACATATTGTAAGCGATTCCGCTTCCCCAGTCTGTGCCATGCACAGCGTACTTCTTGTATCCCAAAACGGCGTGCATAAGGTGATCAAAGATTCGCGCCGTATCCTTTATCGTCCATCCGTCAGGCGCAGGCGAGGAGAACCCGTAGCCGGGCAAAGATGGTATTATGACGTTGAAAGATGTTTTATTCGAGCCGTGACTCCTGATAGTAAGCAGATCTATTAACGGCTCCATTTCCAGAAAGGAACCTGGCCATCCATGGAGCAGAATAATGGGAATTGCGTCCGGCGCATTAGACTTTTCGTGGATGAAATGTATTTTCAGTCCCTCAATATTGGCGATATAATGCTTTCGCCTATTTGAGCTGTTACTGCGTTGCACTTGAATTCGCCAGAGTCCTTGTCACATACTTGTTCATTATAGCTTGTTCCTTGTTCCAGTCAAACCTTGTGATCCAGTCCTCTTTCATACTCTTAAGAGCTGATAGGGATATACCAGACGACAGACTGCTGTTCATACTTTCTTTCGCTGCGGGAACTTCTGTGAGTGGAAGCTGCGTCCGACGAATCAGGTCGAGCATATGAGGTACACGATCACTAAGATCGATCCTGAAAGGCTTCACAGATGGGTTCAGTGGTGTCGCCGCTGCCAAAGCCGGCACCAAGGCAATCATTAACAATGAAGAGTGCATCATGATGTTGCACACAGCTTAAAACAGCAGATAATGGCGAAGCCTAACTTGTTAGTATGTCATGAGTCTAGTCTGCAGGTTAGATGCTGGAGTTGGCGAGAGTAATATATATCATAACATAGCAAGAACCGAGCTGAAGAGTCAAATAAAGTCTATTCGCTCATAATTCCTACATTTTCATGTTGCATCGCATAATTAATGCATCTCCACGGACCTCAATGCACTAGAAGCCATTAATCAGCATGCTATTGATGACCAATTGGGTAGATGCATGTAAGCTCATGCAGAAGCCTGTGAGCAAGTATGACGCGCGCGGTAATGTTGGAATCGCAAGCATGGCCAAAATGAGCCAATTATGTACTAGTCCCGATATTCGGATACAATGTTCACCGTTCGctaacaaaaagaaaatgccGAAATATGGCTTCTTTGTGATGAAGCAGTTTCCAGGAATCGGTCCACTGGTACACTTAGCTACTCACTGGGACAGCAAACTGGTGCGGAATACAGCACGATTGTATTTTTCGACTTCTGAGCCTTATGGAACCGGTACCTTGCTGCATATACAGATTCGAAGTGCCGGTCTGCGAGACGGAAATGTCCATTCGTCAGTAGGGTGTTTGCATTCAGACTATACGTGGTTCAATGTGTTCTGTCAGAAATCTCCAATTTGTCGCCGAAGGCTTTAGCAGAATCGAATTGAAAACAGTTCCATTTGTGTCTGAGCAGCACCCAGAAAGATCGATCAGTATctgtcaacggaatataactCATaccatctctctgcatcagcggcCCGTTCTGTTTTGTTGGCCAAATGGGTCAGTCATTTTCTTGTACAGTATCTCCAACCGTAATGCTTCGTAGCGCGTAACTCTTTACTTGTACAAATCTGTCCATTATATGCGTAATGCGGCATCCTCAAGCAAGCAGCCATCTAATAACTGCAAAGCAGATCCCACGATCATAATTACTGCACTTCGCAAGACCAGTCTACTTGAAACCCGCTCAAAATAACGTAGTTCACATCGTAAAGACTACGCCCACCTCTAACACCTCATAAAATGACCACCGAGGTTCTACTCGAAGGATTGCCTCGCTCGTGGCCCTTGCATCTGTTCCCCGCAGTATATAAGAAGCACAGGCTCCTAATACCGCCGGGATCATTAAATTGACGCATACGTCGGACTTGGGACAGAATATCGGATACTTCACAAGGTCAGATCAACAGTGAGAACGCTACAATAGCAAGgaatccatccatcatttTCACAAGCAGCGAACAATTATAATCACATAACGACCTCATCAATCGAGCGAAACTAGATTTTCTTTAAATGAGTGTGGACTATttcacaaaacaccatcttcaaaaCATCGTCATCCAAGAAGTAAAGAATATCAAACGCAAGTTCAGGATCAATCTTCGCATTTGCCGCCAACCAAGTTCAGGCATCGTTATTGCACGGCCAGGTTCCTCAATCCGAGGTCCAGCCGGCAAATCTACATGCCCTTTCGCCAAAGGttccagaagctcttcatgCGGTTGATTTGGCCGACGGTAAAAGAATTCATGCACACACTACAGCATTAATTAGCACCATGTTCGTCCAGGGGTCTCAGTGCCCAAGAGCAGTAACAAACTTACTCGTCGCTATAGTCCATATAGTTGTGAATGGGATCCAGGCCTGGAAAATCGTCCCCAACGCAAGTATCCGGAACTTGCTTGGGACAACCGAAATTCGGGCGATCCTGAGCAGGAGTGTCATCCACAAAATCGCCCTCGATGCAGCCGCCCTGGAAGGTGTGCAAAAGACCAAACCAATGGCCAACCTCGTGAACAACAACGTAACCCAGGTTGACCTCTTCGAACTTGCCCTCGGGCAGCGTTTCAGCGTGCACAGTGCAGCCATCTACCTTAAACTCTGGGGTCCATTCCGCTCCATACGTTGGAAACGTGCACACACCGAGCAATCCGGGCATTCCCATTGGTGCCTGGGTAATGTATATGTTGAGGTCTTGGTACCTTCCCTTTCGgagcttcgtcttcatctcggTGTCGTTTGAACCCATTGCCCAGTCTGGGTTGATAGTGTAGTCAATCTTTGGGAGGGCAAAAGACATCCCCGAGCCGCGGAAGGCAGCGTTGAGAACGTCATGCTGTCGACGGATTAAGTAGTCCTATGGCCAAATCCATATTCATTAGCTACTTCAACATGTGTGGAGCATTGGCAAGATCACATACAGGGACATAGCCATTCTCCTGGCTCTCGTCAATTGCGACAACGTGGTAGTATACTTTGACGATAATACTCCCAGCTGCGACTAGGTCCTGTGAAGTGAGGCTTTGTTCCGCGACTTGAAATGCGCTAGCTTGTTCGATGAGCGCCTTAGGTGGCTCTCCAAGGCCGCATCTTAAGAAGCTACCCTTACTTGGACGGCCATTATGTTTTTCGCGGAGTGCCAAGCTTAGGACTGCTAAGCTAGAAAGAATAAAGGATTTAATAAGCATCTTGTTAGTTTTTTATGTTAACTGAACTGAATCTGGAGTTGGATGATTACGTTGAATGATTGAGCTGGATGATTGAGCTGGATGATCCTTCATATCAAACAGCAGGATGAGGAATTAATGCCTCTTTTATAATTCGCATTGGCACGTCAACGTAGCACCACTTTGCCTCCCATCAAAGCGGTCTCTCGCCTTCCAGCTCGAGAAGAACCCAGAGTCAATTTCCTGATCATCCAAGAGCCCAAAGAGaggaggtgatgatggccaagacatGATGCCTCACTTTTACCCCTCTGCAGCTGCGGCCTGAAGCTTGCAAATATTTCTTGGTTTTGTCCAAGCTTTCAAACAAACATTCTAGAACAGGAATGTGTACTTATTAACGACGTGATTTCCAGGTGTCACCATCTTCACCTTCCCGGTTAGACGGAATCGCTTGTTGCCGCGTCATCAGTGCAATTTGAATGGGATCAATTTGCAGGCCGTGCTTCCTTTTAAGCTTATTTTTCGTTAGAAAATGACTCTGCGTCTCGGTAAAGAGGACAGTGCTGATCCGGAGCCGAGAATCCCCCCGTCATGTCGTGCAGGCGTTGCTACAGACGCTTCTCGACCGGAACCTATAGCAGTCGGGCCTTCAGGTCGGCGAACGTTTCCAGTTTAAGTACCCTAGACTAATAGACATGTTTATAGTAGCAATTGGCGTGATGAATACAAGTTTCAGCTTGATTCACAGACTGTCTTTTGAAAACTGAACGGAAGCCGATGTCCCGACGACCGATGGTTTGACGTTGGTCCTGACATGATGCAAAGTTGACGAGGTAGGATTGGGAGTGGGTCTTCAAAGTTGACATGTCTGGCCAAAGGGTCGACATAGCTTTTGCATTAGAAGGAATCTATATCCAATGACCTTACGGGAAATAACAGTGGTGTCGCGTCATGTTCCGCCAAGGCGAACTCCGTACTATGTATAGTTCTGTCAATTATGACCGGCTGTTTCAAGCGCCGGCCCCCAATGCCAGAATATATTTTCCCCTCTCCACGTTTGCATGCGAATATGGCCTGGACGCTTGTGGGAATGTCCCGTCGGCAGCCCAAAGATCAATGAGGTACTGCATCGGCTCCAGCTCTTCAGGTCGTAGCATATCGAGGGTTGTTGCGGTGAGGACGAAGTGACTGAAGCAGCTGTTCAATTGTTTCTCCAAATTTAAGTGATAGAATGGATCAATGAAGTGGTTCCAGTATAGATGAGCATATACGCGGAAGATCTGGCGAAATATGAGCTGTGCCGTGGCTGCAAAGTGTTTCGGAAACCCGCTGCGGCTCCCGGGCCACTCCTCGCTGGGATCAGAAGGGAAGAGATGTGCCGCTGCTGGTGTGGAGTAGTCTTGATGTAGAGCAAAGGATACTCCATCGGGGTCACTGGGAAACATGCTGTTGTCGTCGATTTTGCCTGAAATCCAGCGCTGCATGAGCGTCATGTACTCGTGGGCAGGGAGGTCCACGGGCTCGTGGTTCTTGTTGAGCCAAGTATAGGACCGGTTTCTGTCTGTTGTTTTAGCAGAGGGTGCGAAGTGGGTTATATCTTCCTGATGCTTACGCTCCAGCTGACATCTTGGGACATGTCGACATGTTGCAAATGGTTTTGCCGTTGTCTTCCTTCTCGTGGACTACACGAACAAAGTTCCACAAGTTGCGATAATGTTCGACCACTACCCAGCATGAGTCATAATATATAATGACGAAGTATTTGACGAGCGATATCTACCCTGGTGTGCTATCCACTCGCCCTGTTCAACCGTTTTTGGCCGAGCGCTAAGCGTCATGAAGTTTCCCTTCACGATATGCTTCGAGTACGCAGCATTCAGCCATAGTGGTAATGGCCGAGGCCAATCGATCGTCGGCGGCGAGACACCGATAGATTCACTCAGCGATGGGGAGTGCGGTAGCGACACTCTCGGCGCTGAGTTGGACGGCGTTAGCCCCCCGAGAATGGGTTCATCGCCGGGGATAATGGGGTTTGCTTGTTCAGCTCGAGGGGTTGCCCTGATGCGAGCATTCCTGCCCTGGGTCAGCGGCGACTCTTACATCATGGCATGAAAGAAACTTACAGCCCAGAAAATAGATTCGACATAATGCTCGCTTTTGACTAAGAGTCAGTTGATAGCTTGGTCAAAGTGACCAAAAGGgatgggaacattgaaaagtAAAACAGGAGCCATCTCGGAGCAGAGCACCAGCCAAAAGCAAGTCAAGCTCCGCGCAGGCCCGACTGAAAGATTGGCCATGGTAAGTCGCAATCGAGTCACGGAGGGGTAACGAGGGCCAATAGCTTGGGTTACGTTGTACGGCGTAATTTGAGACGTCAATGGGATTTGCCAGTCGTGACGGTGAGGGTACGCTAAGAACGTCGAAGGTGACGGTATTGTGCAGCTAATTAAACATGGAGGTTGCAATGTCGGCTGATGTCAGGACTGGACTCGGCAGACCAGAGTGGAAGGAGCGATTGGTGCTTGttgcttggtgctggcttCAAGGTGAAACAACAAGTCGTGGCGAATTGATAGGAATGGCATCTGCTGGACAGTGTATTTGGCGAACCTGAATCTCTCGCGTTGTAGCCATTTGTTTCGAATGCACACGAGCTGGTTTGAAAGGCAGTACATGAGAAGGCACGTCCAGTCTGGGGATAAATTGTTGACTGTCGGTGGAGCTCCAGATCGAGCAAGGTTTGTCCTGGGAGCCTGGGAAGGGTCGGATCGAGGGTGGAGCACAGGTAACAGGAGCATCTTTCCGCCAGGCTCTTACTGCCGGCActgtttcaatgttgactttgacagCATCTTCGTCATTGAAAAGTTCGGATTGTAGCATAATAGGTCAACACCCTGTATGCCAATTTGCTGAAACTACGGCGCATTTGGTAAAGTCTGGCTGTCTCTGCATCtattgacattgacatttgTGCAGCGGCACTTTGCTTCTCGActatgtacctaggtacgcTCGATAAGGGCTAGCGCTAATACGGAGAATAGTTTGGTCTGTGGTAAAATATTTGGTACCTGTGTTTGCTCATTTTCAAGTATGCACTGACACTTTTCAATATGTGTCAGCACATACTGCGATATGAGGTACCTATTACGAGTTAAATTACGTCTAAGAATGCAAATCTTGCTATATTTTGGCCATTAGATGATGCTAGCATGGTACATTTCCCATATGCTTGGAGGTATATGAAACTCTTAATTGCTGAGTCCTAGAGACACTGGCCAGCATAGCCATGACATAAACTTTACAGTGTGTAACCAAACTTCGTTCTAATTGCCCAGTGTTCACTTCTGTTAGTGATCGAGTCATGAGTCTCAATCAAAGgtgaatgtctggtgtaaCACTATAGACATATGTTCTTGCCATGTAATCGCCTCTTTGTGTCTACAGCAGGGGATCAAAAGTAAGTAAACGCGAAAAAGGTATTACATATCGTGTTGTATATTAGAGTGTCTTGGTGTGTAGGCAAATACCATTCACTACAGCCAGTTATTGACGCGGCTACTTTGCTCATAATCTCATTTCAACCGTAATATATATCTAGCAATGTCCGTTCCTCCAAAATATCCTTCACGCGTAAATAAATTGGTATCTCATGCAATGCAAAGCAAAAAGACAGATGCCAACTCCTCCACAACCCCATCACTCAGCCGTCCCTCGACGAACCTCCTTGCTGTGCGTGGTCCCAGCCGACGACAGGGTCAAAGCCCAATTCCTCTGCTATCGCATCCATGGCACTTCCAAGCTCATTCTCCTCTCTAGCTTGCCTCTCTAGTTCCTCACGCTCCGCCGCTGTTGTTTCCTCACCAGGCGTCTTTGGTACATCCCCGAGGAACGGTCCGACAGTGCCTGGAACTGGGCCCTCGACCAGCTGTGGTGCATAGTCGTGTCTatccatgatggccactCCGTGCTTGGGGCCCTGGAACATGCGGCGCAGCTTGGCGCGGGCACCCGTCACCTTTTCCAGCTCGATCTTGCGGTATCCCATAAACACGATGGATTCGCCTTCGTAACACGCCGAGTGACCCTTTTCACGGAGAACGCCGAATTTCGCCCCGGCGCCGACTTTGATGCCCGTGCTTGGATCCACGGGTACTTGGACCGAGGCGCCTGCCGCCTTGCTAGAACCGTGAATCTGCGTCTCCTCAAGGTTGACCAGCGTAACGATGTCTGAAATGAAGTATCCGACGCCGTGGTTGCtctggagaagctcgaaTAGCTCGTCGAAGTACTGCTTGTTCCGCAGGAGATCCTTGAATTTCTCCCCCGGGGAGTCCATGTGCCAGACTCGGGCGACAGTGGCGACGTTTTCGTTGCTGTGCTCCTTGGCTCGGTCGACGAAGGCATTGATGATGTCCTGTACGGTGGTCTTCAAGGAGGCATCGTGGATGTTCCTTTCCCAGAAGCGCACATTCTGTACCTGCACGGGCTTGGGGTCCAAATCGGGCACGATTTCTTTGGGCAGCTTCGGAGAGCGATAGGGGATGCGGCGTTCGATAGGGAGGTCAGGGAATTTGACGACGCTTCCCATTAGCTTTTCTCTGTATTCTATAGCATCGAGGCGGGGGGAGACAAGCCAGA
Protein-coding sequences here:
- a CDS encoding protein arg-6, mitochondrial precursor (similar to Aspergillus terreus NIH2624 XP_001209846.1) produces the protein MPSVTPVAMRAGARRVVRLTAPIGSTPTPNVCLASSRHTHITARSLSSTRNLSALPGSDRINSPRRIGQKSLGSIGSQHLSLQRRDYTATTNPNPPLGKKNASNDVPSRIGLIGARGYTGQALIDLLNEHPLMDLRHVSSRELAGQELAGYTKRKIIYENLSPEDVAQLDKDGKVDCWVMALPNGVCKPYVEALDQVQTQKGGAKGSVIVDLSADYRFESSWAYGLPELTKRSEIYQSTRISNPGCFATGAQLGIAPILDHLGGEPIVFGVSGYSGAGTKPSPKNDVELLTNNLMPYSLTGHIHENEISHHLGTPVAFIPHVASWFRGIHLTINIPLNKRMNSRDIRQIYQDRYAGEKLVKVVGEAPLVKSIYKRHGCEIGGFAVDSTGKRVVVCSSIDNLNKGASTQCLQNMNLALGYAEFEGIPTM
- a CDS encoding Mob1/phocein (similar to Metarhizium robertsii ARSEF 23 XP_007819487.2) produces the protein MSNLFSGLNARIRATPRAEQANPIIPGDEPILGGLTPSNSAPRVSLPHSPSLSESIGVSPPTIDWPRPLPLWLNAAYSKHIVKGNFMTLSARPKTVEQGEWIAHQVVEHYRNLWNFVRVVHEKEDNGKTICNMSTCPKMSAGANRSYTWLNKNHEPVDLPAHEYMTLMQRWISGKIDDNSMFPSDPDGVSFALHQDYSTPAAAHLFPSDPSEEWPGSRSGFPKHFAATAQLIFRQIFRVYAHLYWNHFIDPFYHLNLEKQLNSCFSHFVLTATTLDMLRPEELEPMQYLIDLWAADGTFPQASRPYSHANVERGKYILALGAGA
- a CDS encoding metalloprotease 1 (similar to Metarhizium robertsii ARSEF 23 XP_007819558.1); the protein is MLIKSFILSSLAVLSLALREKHNGRPSKGSFLRCGLGEPPKALIEQASAFQVAEQSLTSQDLVAAGSIIVKVYYHVVAIDESQENGYVPDYLIRRQHDVLNAAFRGSGMSFALPKIDYTINPDWAMGSNDTEMKTKLRKGRYQDLNIYITQAPMGMPGLLGVCTFPTYGAEWTPEFKVDGCTVHAETLPEGKFEEVNLGYVVVHEVGHWFGLLHTFQGGCIEGDFVDDTPAQDRPNFGCPKQVPDTCVGDDFPGLDPIHNYMDYSDDVCMNSFTVGQINRMKSFWNLWRKGM